Within the Achromobacter spanius genome, the region CACGATGACCGACTGATCGGCGCTCCCCGCGCGCTGCGCCTGGCGGTACTGCCCGCCGCGTCGCCGCGCACGGCATTCGGCCTGCCCGGCCCCTTGGGGCTTCCGCACCTTAGCGGCCACACATAGCTGGGCAGACCCCGCTGGGCAAACCTAGCTGGGCACACTGCGCCGGCTCCCCTTGAGCAGCCACATTTGATCGGCCCCAACTTGATCGGCTCCCTTGCCCGGCCGCCTTGACCGGCCGCCTCCCCTGACGGGCTGACCCCACGCGGGTCGTGCCCGCCACACCTATTTTTTTGGCGCTTCCCCGCCGCCCGCGCCCTAGCCGGCGCGGATGGCGCACATCTTTTGCAAACAGGAGAACCTTCATGAAGTGGTATCTGCAAGCCCTTAAACACTACGCCGTCTTCGAAGGACGCGCGCCGCGTCGCGAATACTGGATCTTCGTGCTGTGCCAGATCTTGATGGTGCTGGCGATTTCAGCCGTGGAACGCGCGCTGGCCATCGCCAACCCTGAAATCCTGTTCGGCTGGTACACGGCGGGCTTTCTGCTGCTGACCTTTCT harbors:
- a CDS encoding DUF805 domain-containing protein, encoding MKWYLQALKHYAVFEGRAPRREYWIFVLCQILMVLAISAVERALAIANPEILFGWYTAGFLLLTFLPALAVSIRRLHDTGRSGWWGLLHAVPVIGTLLLQAFMLASGAPGRNRYGAAPSLATA